In a genomic window of Rubrivirga sp. SAORIC476:
- a CDS encoding DUF2059 domain-containing protein produces MKRLFLAAALCLLAAGSARAQDISASHLQASVDLLMQMDMEGIMARSIDSVMDAQLQANPQLGPFEDIMREFMADAMSWDAVGDDLARVYAEAYTEAELRELGVFYATDLGQKTIQLMPVLMQQGMEIGQQVVLERQPELERRIEERVRELESQN; encoded by the coding sequence ATGAAGCGCCTCTTTCTCGCCGCCGCCCTCTGCCTGCTCGCCGCCGGATCGGCGCGGGCGCAGGACATCTCGGCCTCCCATCTCCAGGCGTCAGTGGACCTCCTGATGCAGATGGACATGGAGGGCATCATGGCCCGGAGCATCGACTCGGTGATGGACGCCCAGCTCCAGGCCAACCCCCAGTTGGGCCCCTTCGAGGACATCATGCGGGAGTTCATGGCCGACGCCATGAGCTGGGACGCCGTGGGAGACGACCTCGCCCGTGTCTATGCCGAGGCGTACACCGAGGCGGAGCTGCGCGAGCTCGGCGTGTTCTACGCGACCGACCTCGGCCAGAAGACGATCCAGCTGATGCCGGTGCTGATGCAGCAGGGCATGGAGATCGGCCAGCAGGTGGTCCTGGAGCGCCAGCCGGAGCTGGAGCGGCGCATCGAGGAGCGGGTCCGCGAACTGGAGTCGCAGAACTAG
- a CDS encoding 4a-hydroxytetrahydrobiopterin dehydratase gives MPARDPLTADQVEAQCPDGWTHDSEDGDAWISRDFEFADFREAFAFLTRVAFEAESMDHHPEITNVYNRVGLALSTHDADNQVTETDLEFARRINAL, from the coding sequence ATGCCTGCACGCGACCCCCTGACGGCCGACCAGGTCGAGGCCCAGTGTCCCGACGGCTGGACTCACGACTCGGAGGATGGCGACGCCTGGATCTCCCGGGACTTCGAGTTCGCAGACTTCCGCGAGGCCTTCGCCTTCCTGACGCGCGTCGCGTTCGAGGCCGAGTCGATGGACCACCACCCGGAGATCACGAACGTCTACAACCGGGTCGGCCTCGCGCTCTCGACACACGACGCCGACAACCAGGTCACCGAGACCGACCTCGAGTTCGCTCGCCGCATCAACGCCCTGTAA
- a CDS encoding superoxide dismutase yields MAFDLPPLPYDYDALEPHIDEQTMRIHHDKHHAGYTTKLNAALEGTEWADQPIDRTLADLDALPADKQTAVRNNGGGFLNHGIFWTTMSPNGGGEPTGELGAAIDEAFGSFDAFKEQFSAAAGGQFGSGWAWLELSSDGKLQVHGHANQDNPVMHGAYPILGIDVWEHAYYLKYQNKRPDYVSAWWNVVNWDEADRRYREAKAQ; encoded by the coding sequence ATGGCTTTCGACCTTCCCCCTCTTCCGTACGACTACGACGCCCTGGAGCCCCACATCGACGAGCAGACGATGCGGATCCACCACGACAAGCATCACGCGGGCTACACCACCAAGCTGAACGCCGCGCTGGAGGGCACCGAGTGGGCCGACCAGCCCATCGACCGGACCCTCGCCGATCTCGACGCGCTGCCCGCCGACAAGCAGACGGCCGTCCGCAACAACGGGGGCGGCTTCCTCAACCACGGCATCTTCTGGACGACGATGTCCCCCAACGGCGGCGGCGAGCCGACCGGTGAACTGGGGGCGGCCATCGACGAGGCCTTCGGCTCGTTCGACGCATTCAAGGAGCAGTTCTCCGCGGCGGCGGGCGGCCAGTTCGGCAGCGGCTGGGCGTGGCTGGAGCTCTCGTCGGACGGCAAGCTCCAGGTCCACGGCCACGCCAACCAGGACAACCCGGTCATGCACGGGGCCTACCCGATCCTCGGCATCGACGTGTGGGAGCACGCCTACTACCTGAAGTACCAGAACAAGCGTCCCGACTACGTCTCGGCGTGGTGGAACGTCGTCAACTGGGACGAGGCCGACCGCCGGTACCGCGAGGCGAAGGCGCAGTAG
- a CDS encoding NADH-quinone oxidoreductase subunit N — MYHHFLADLASTGPILLVAALGVFVVVLDAFRNDDAAIPWIAGLGMAVAAGFQMLAIGEGRTAFDGQVFVGGPAAVANVIILIGAIASVALTVPYLSRIGRNYGEVHALILFATAGMMTLASAGSLVTLFVGLETMSVCLYVLTGLVREESTANESALKYFLLGAFSTGFFLYGLALLYGATGTMDLTGLAAGLEETGRNGLFLAGVGLLLVGFFFKVSAVPFHMWTPDVYQGAPTALTAFMSTASKAATFVALAVVLSRALPPELVGGTVQLVLVIVAAVTMVGGNVVALMQTNVKRMLAYSSVAHAGYILAGLAAGSAEGYGGALFYLLAYTLMNLGAFGVMGALEWDAEQGADQDLDSLAGIGYRKPFLGVAMGVFMFALTGFPPLAGFIGKYLVFAAAVRADLTWLAVLGVLASVVSGYYYLRVLVVMWMKSPDDAPENAKLAFPVSRGTGAVIVVCGIALLLLGILPSHIIDVTLAAFGADAVVAVAP, encoded by the coding sequence ATGTACCACCACTTCCTCGCCGACCTCGCCTCGACCGGGCCCATCCTCTTGGTGGCGGCCCTCGGTGTGTTCGTCGTCGTCCTCGACGCGTTCCGCAACGACGACGCGGCCATTCCGTGGATCGCGGGCCTCGGCATGGCCGTCGCCGCCGGCTTCCAGATGCTCGCCATCGGTGAGGGGCGGACCGCCTTCGACGGGCAGGTGTTCGTCGGCGGCCCCGCGGCCGTCGCCAACGTGATCATCCTGATCGGCGCCATCGCCAGCGTCGCGCTGACGGTGCCGTACCTGTCGCGCATCGGGCGCAACTATGGCGAGGTGCACGCCCTGATCTTGTTCGCCACCGCGGGCATGATGACGCTCGCGAGCGCGGGCAGCCTGGTGACCCTGTTCGTGGGCCTGGAGACGATGTCGGTCTGTCTGTACGTGCTCACGGGCCTCGTGCGCGAGGAGTCGACGGCCAACGAGAGTGCGCTGAAGTACTTCCTGCTGGGTGCCTTCTCGACGGGCTTCTTCCTCTACGGCCTCGCGCTGCTCTACGGCGCCACCGGTACGATGGACCTGACCGGTCTGGCCGCGGGGCTCGAAGAGACCGGTCGGAATGGCCTCTTCCTGGCGGGCGTCGGCCTGCTGCTGGTGGGCTTCTTCTTCAAGGTCTCGGCGGTGCCCTTCCACATGTGGACGCCGGACGTGTACCAGGGCGCCCCGACCGCGCTGACGGCGTTCATGTCGACGGCCTCGAAGGCGGCGACGTTCGTCGCCCTGGCGGTGGTGCTCTCGCGGGCGCTGCCGCCGGAGCTGGTCGGCGGAACGGTCCAGCTGGTGCTGGTGATCGTGGCTGCCGTGACGATGGTGGGCGGCAACGTGGTCGCGCTGATGCAGACCAACGTCAAGCGGATGCTCGCCTACTCGTCGGTGGCCCACGCGGGCTACATCCTGGCGGGCCTGGCGGCAGGCTCGGCGGAGGGCTACGGCGGCGCGCTGTTCTACCTGCTCGCCTACACGCTCATGAACCTGGGCGCCTTCGGCGTGATGGGCGCGCTGGAGTGGGACGCCGAGCAGGGGGCCGATCAGGACCTCGACAGCCTCGCGGGCATCGGCTACCGGAAGCCGTTCCTGGGCGTCGCGATGGGCGTGTTCATGTTCGCGCTGACCGGCTTCCCGCCGCTGGCGGGCTTCATCGGCAAGTACCTCGTGTTCGCCGCCGCCGTCCGCGCCGATCTGACGTGGCTCGCGGTGCTGGGCGTGCTCGCCTCGGTGGTCTCGGGCTACTACTACCTCCGCGTGCTCGTGGTGATGTGGATGAAGAGCCCCGATGACGCGCCCGAGAACGCGAAGCTGGCGTTCCCCGTCAGCCGCGGCACCGGAGCCGTGATCGTGGTCTGCGGGATCGCGCTGCTGCTGCTGGGCATCCTGCCGTCTCACATCATCGACGTGACGCTCGCCGCCTTCGGGGCGGACGCCGTGGTCGCGGTCGCCCCGTAA